Proteins from a single region of Streptomyces vinaceus:
- a CDS encoding low temperature requirement protein A has translation MTMTYVPMTSRSRHESHRASTPLELFFDLCFVVAVAQAGRQLVHALAEGHVGAGVTGYLFVFFGVWWAWMNFTWFASAYDVDDVPYRIATLVQIAGVLIYSAGIPRAFNDNDWTVSVLGYVVMRFALTAQWLRAAAGEQGPARRTALTYAIGLLACQAGWVALLWAPEDSRRWLFLALVLVELLIPVLAERSYQTQWHPHHIAERYGLFTIIVLGETIAASTVAVQSAIDEHEALGELLPIAAGGLLLVFAAWWIYFAVPAHDRLRSNREAIPWGYGHYVIFASAAAIGAGLEVAIEHAVGNAHISELSANLAVCVPAALFLAFVWLLHSRHFKRGTAQQLVLPLTALAILACAWTGAHAVLWAGLVGAASVAAGVTLAHRQRSGA, from the coding sequence ATGACCATGACATACGTGCCGATGACGTCCCGCAGCAGGCACGAGAGCCACCGGGCCTCGACCCCGCTGGAGCTGTTCTTCGACCTCTGCTTCGTCGTCGCCGTGGCACAGGCCGGCCGGCAGCTCGTCCACGCGCTCGCCGAGGGCCATGTCGGCGCCGGCGTCACCGGCTACCTCTTCGTGTTCTTCGGGGTGTGGTGGGCCTGGATGAACTTCACCTGGTTCGCCTCCGCCTACGACGTCGACGACGTGCCGTACCGGATCGCGACCCTCGTGCAGATCGCCGGTGTGCTCATCTACTCGGCCGGGATCCCGCGCGCCTTCAACGACAACGACTGGACCGTCTCCGTCCTCGGCTACGTGGTGATGCGCTTCGCGCTCACCGCGCAGTGGCTGCGCGCCGCCGCCGGGGAGCAGGGTCCGGCCCGGCGCACCGCGCTCACGTACGCGATCGGCCTGCTGGCCTGCCAGGCCGGCTGGGTGGCGCTGCTCTGGGCGCCCGAGGACTCCCGCCGATGGCTGTTCCTGGCGCTCGTGCTGGTGGAGTTGCTGATCCCGGTGCTCGCCGAGCGCAGCTACCAGACCCAGTGGCACCCGCACCACATCGCCGAGCGGTACGGCCTGTTCACCATCATCGTGCTCGGCGAGACCATCGCCGCCAGCACGGTCGCCGTCCAGTCGGCGATCGACGAGCACGAGGCCCTGGGCGAGTTGCTGCCGATCGCCGCCGGCGGTCTGCTGCTGGTCTTCGCGGCCTGGTGGATCTACTTCGCCGTCCCCGCCCACGACCGGCTGCGGAGCAACCGCGAGGCCATCCCGTGGGGGTACGGGCACTACGTGATCTTCGCTTCGGCCGCGGCCATCGGGGCCGGCCTGGAAGTGGCGATCGAGCACGCGGTCGGCAACGCCCACATCTCGGAACTGTCCGCCAACCTCGCGGTGTGCGTCCCTGCGGCGCTCTTCCTGGCCTTCGTCTGGCTCCTGCACTCCCGCCACTTCAAGCGCGGTACGGCCCAGCAGCTGGTGCTGCCGCTCACGGCGCTGGCGATCCTCGCCTGCGCGTGGACCGGCGCGCACGCGGTGCTGTGGGCCGGGCTGGTCGGCGCGGCCTCCGTCGCGGCGGGCGTGACCTTGGCCCACCGGCAGCGTTCTGGTGCGTGA
- a CDS encoding MFS transporter, with amino-acid sequence MSSATQDLRTEAGRRAQAPDPAQYRPGRTITDWAPQDPSFWRATGRRVATRNLWIAVPALLVAFVVWQVWSITATNLKDVGFGFSRSQLFWLTAVPGLTGGTARILYTFLGPMIGQRRFTAISTVVLVGPLLWLGFAVQNPDTPYGTMIAIAALCGIGGANFSSSLANIGFFYPKQEKGNATGINGGLGNLGVSVVQLLTPILITSSVLAIGAGQRKADGSEIYLQNAAFVWIPVLIVLAAVAWFGQNDLKVASTPFSQQKVIFKRKHNWLMTWLYVGTFGSFIGFAAALPLLIKTTFPAYSVATYAWMGPALGALARWAGGWIADKLGGARVTILSFVGMAGSIIGVITFLPAGSDQGSFHGFFLCFLAAFFFSGIGNGSTFRQIPVIFRGRHLKGLTEGTPQYAAALRQAEIESGAVTGFTAAIAAYGFFFIPAMFANFAVTSAMWGFVGFYASCVAVAWWFYARKGAEAPS; translated from the coding sequence ATGAGTTCCGCCACGCAGGATCTGCGCACGGAGGCGGGCCGCCGCGCGCAGGCGCCCGATCCGGCGCAGTACCGCCCCGGCCGCACCATCACGGACTGGGCGCCGCAGGATCCGTCCTTCTGGCGCGCCACGGGCAGGCGGGTCGCCACCCGCAACCTGTGGATCGCGGTGCCGGCCCTGCTCGTGGCCTTCGTGGTCTGGCAGGTCTGGAGCATCACGGCGACGAACCTCAAGGACGTCGGCTTCGGCTTCAGCCGGTCGCAGCTGTTCTGGCTGACGGCCGTCCCGGGCCTCACCGGCGGTACGGCGCGGATCCTCTACACCTTCCTCGGGCCGATGATCGGCCAGCGCCGCTTCACGGCGATCTCGACGGTGGTGCTGGTCGGCCCGCTGCTGTGGCTGGGCTTCGCCGTGCAGAACCCGGACACCCCGTACGGCACGATGATCGCGATCGCCGCGCTGTGCGGCATCGGCGGCGCGAACTTCTCCTCCTCGCTCGCCAACATCGGCTTCTTCTACCCGAAGCAGGAGAAGGGCAACGCGACCGGCATCAACGGGGGCCTGGGCAACCTGGGCGTATCGGTGGTCCAGCTGCTGACCCCGATCCTGATCACCTCCTCCGTGCTGGCGATCGGAGCGGGTCAGAGGAAGGCGGACGGCTCGGAGATCTACCTCCAGAACGCGGCGTTCGTCTGGATCCCGGTCCTGATCGTGCTCGCGGCCGTGGCCTGGTTCGGGCAGAACGACCTGAAGGTGGCCTCCACCCCCTTCAGCCAGCAGAAGGTCATCTTCAAGCGCAAGCACAACTGGCTGATGACCTGGCTGTACGTCGGTACGTTCGGCTCCTTCATCGGCTTCGCGGCGGCCCTCCCGCTGCTCATCAAGACCACCTTCCCGGCGTACTCGGTGGCGACGTACGCCTGGATGGGCCCGGCGCTGGGCGCCCTGGCGCGTTGGGCGGGCGGCTGGATCGCAGACAAGCTGGGCGGCGCCCGGGTGACGATCCTGTCCTTCGTGGGCATGGCCGGCTCGATCATCGGTGTGATCACCTTCCTCCCGGCGGGCTCGGACCAGGGCTCCTTCCACGGGTTCTTCCTCTGCTTCCTGGCGGCGTTCTTCTTCTCGGGCATCGGCAACGGCTCGACGTTCCGCCAGATCCCGGTGATCTTCCGGGGCCGGCACCTGAAGGGCCTGACGGAGGGCACGCCGCAGTACGCGGCCGCGCTGAGGCAAGCGGAGATCGAGTCGGGAGCGGTCACCGGTTTCACGGCGGCGATCGCGGCGTACGGCTTCTTCTTCATCCCGGCGATGTTCGCCAACTTCGCGGTGACCAGCGCCATGTGGGGCTTCGTGGGCTTCTACGCCAGCTGTGTGGCGGTGGCCTGGTGGTTCTACGCCCGCAAGGGCGCGGAAGCCCCGAGCTAG